From the Burkholderia ubonensis genome, one window contains:
- a CDS encoding ribonuclease, with amino-acid sequence MARKWLRNGALASVFAMFAMGIVGTPTGSLVSAAYARQAVAADVAAGGFDTIPTARLPREAVTTLGLIAGGGPYPYEKDGVVFGNRERILPKAKRGFYHEYTVPTPRARNRGARRIVCGGPLRRVDNCYYTDDHYNSFKRIVE; translated from the coding sequence ATGGCACGCAAGTGGCTCCGCAACGGCGCGCTCGCGTCCGTCTTCGCGATGTTCGCGATGGGTATCGTCGGCACGCCGACGGGCAGTCTGGTTTCCGCCGCCTACGCACGGCAGGCCGTTGCGGCCGACGTGGCCGCCGGCGGGTTCGATACGATCCCGACCGCCCGCCTTCCGCGCGAGGCCGTGACCACGCTCGGCCTGATTGCCGGTGGCGGTCCCTATCCGTACGAGAAAGACGGCGTCGTGTTCGGCAACCGCGAGCGGATCCTGCCGAAGGCGAAGCGCGGCTTCTACCACGAGTACACCGTGCCGACCCCGCGCGCGCGCAATCGAGGCGCGCGCCGGATCGTCTGCGGCGGGCCGCTGCGCCGGGTCGACAACTGTTATTACACGGACGACCACTACAACAGTTTCAAACGTATTGTTGAATGA
- a CDS encoding barstar family protein: MSDSIYTHDTASSAADLFAAGDGNLFQRVMQLRAAVQAGDAPAEQEASPGLSSNEEPMSLFTTVRPNLVQSIRAFRVQDLADEAGRLGQHFLYAYCGAAQSKQEVMETIATSFLFPKHFGKNYDALYDCLTDLVAKAGAQPGFVIVLEGLPIAQKFDKEGRETLLDVFREAAEFWAERKVAFRVFYSFA, encoded by the coding sequence ATGAGCGACTCCATCTACACGCACGACACGGCGTCGTCGGCGGCGGATCTGTTCGCGGCCGGCGACGGCAATCTGTTTCAGCGCGTGATGCAGCTGCGCGCGGCGGTGCAGGCCGGCGACGCGCCGGCAGAGCAGGAAGCCAGCCCCGGGCTTTCATCGAACGAGGAGCCTATGAGCCTTTTCACGACCGTGCGACCCAATCTCGTGCAGTCGATTCGCGCGTTTCGCGTGCAGGATCTCGCCGACGAAGCCGGCCGGCTCGGCCAGCATTTCCTGTATGCGTATTGCGGCGCCGCGCAGTCGAAGCAGGAAGTGATGGAAACGATCGCGACGTCGTTCCTGTTTCCGAAGCATTTCGGCAAGAACTATGATGCGCTGTACGACTGCCTGACCGATCTCGTCGCGAAGGCGGGCGCGCAGCCGGGTTTCGTGATCGTGCTCGAAGGGCTGCCGATCGCGCAGAAGTTCGACAAGGAAGGCCGCGAGACGCTGCTCGACGTGTTCCGCGAAGCGGCCGAGTTCTGGGCCGAGCGCAAGGTTGCGTTCCGCGTGTTTTATTCGTTTGCGTAA